From a region of the Drosophila ananassae strain 14024-0371.13 chromosome XL, ASM1763931v2, whole genome shotgun sequence genome:
- the LOC6503736 gene encoding uncharacterized protein LOC6503736, whose product MYSYGGNRYQLLSFEDETQVLLSNKELRLRARKAAQAQQLQLQSTKRSKTGRKLEAKLEGKNASAAILKDSKKDNLGPKKDIPAGGKKSKPSHKKDNTPSAKSGSPNSKQDKSSPSPRRERRLFGSGAASASVRISTNATSKKLNRNYGVAGSALGHNFCLPPEMSPERKPSRSSFRGYLSGFRHRPNLDRTSRARLHDRQSGSDRTGVKAVYKRNGGGAHNWGSPKLEIQEHKKAIARSQVYGGRQPARRRRINSNSDVSLFSEPMSHHQEEPLDDSMFLTLDEWRATLKPVAAKPAGSDPRAEFFPPFRASAPFQRSGRNLRLCDIIQFNFNSIGQHCKKREFFLALVDPPDFPELPLPQPREVQNQLPPQVDDVKHFPNLS is encoded by the coding sequence ATGTATTCCTACGGCGGAAATCGTTACCAGCTGCTCTCGTTCGAGGACGAGACCCAGGTCCTTCTGTCCAACAAGGAGCTGCGGCTGAGGGCCAGGAAGGCCGCGCAGGCCCAGCAGCTCCAGCTGCAGTCCACCAAGCGCTCCAAGACCGGCCGGAAGCTGGAAGCCAAGCTCGAAGGTAAGAACGCCTCTGCGGCTATCCTCAAGGACTCCAAGAAGGATAACCTGGGCCCCAAGAAGGACATCCCGGCGGGCGGGAAGAAGAGCAAGCCATCGCACAAGAAGGACAACACGCCGTCCGCCAAGTCCGGCAGCCCCAATTCCAAGCAGGACAAGAGCAGCCCCTCGCCCAGGCGGGAGCGCAGGCTGTTCGGTTCTGGCGCCGCGAGCGCCTCCGTCAGGATCTCCACCAACGCCACTTCGAAGAAGCTCAACCGCAACTACGGCGTGGCAGGCTCCGCCCTGGGGCACAACTTCTGCCTGCCGCCGGAGATGTCGCCCGAGCGCAAGCCCAGTCGCAGCTCCTTCCGGGGCTACCTATCCGGGTTCCGGCACCGGCCCAACCTGGACCGAACCAGCCGCGCCCGCCTGCACGACCGCCAGTCCGGCTCCGACCGCACCGGCGTCAAGGCCGTGTACAAGCGCAACGGAGGCGGTGCCCACAACTGGGGCTCCCCCAAGCTGGAGATCCAGGAACACAAGAAGGCCATCGCCCGCAGCCAGGTGTACGGGGGTCGGCAGCCGGCGCGCCGCAGGCGGATCAATTCCAACAGCGACGTCTCCCTCTTCTCGGAGCCCATGAGCCACCACCAGGAGGAGCCTCTGGACGACAGCATGTTCCTCACCCTGGACGAGTGGAGGGCCACCCTGAAGCCCGTGGCCGCGAAGCCTGCTGGATCGGATCCCCGGGCGGAGTTCTTTCCCCCTTTCCGCGCCTCGGCGCCCTTCCAGCGCTCGGGCCGCAATCTGCGCCTCTGCGACATCATCCAGTTCAACTTTAATAGCATCGGGCAGCACTGCAAGAAGAGGGAGTTCTTCCTCGCGCTGGTGGATCCCCCGGACTTCCCTGAGCTCCCTCTGCCCCAGCCGAGGGAGGTCCAGAACCAACTTCCGCCCCAGGTGGACGACGTGAAACACTTTCCGAATCTCTCCTAA